The DNA window GTTAGCCCTAGAGTTAGACCTAAGTTGAAAGCAGGATCCACAGCAACAGACCCACACATACACTACACACACAGAGAGACATTCCTGGCATTGTTGATCAGTATTTGAAAGCTAGAAGCGAACCCCCCGACACCCCGACACACAGGACCCAAGAACCAACCAAGCGAGGATCAGGAGGCGCTCGGAAGTATGCCATAATCTTATGATGAATCGCCTACCTCACAAGCACACACAGAAGATGCACACACTCACTCAGCCAGCAGACAGCAGACACACGCGAGTACACTCTCTTCTGGCCTAACCGGCACTTGACCAAGTCAAGTCAAGTTTAGTTAGTTACTAGTTTTAGTTCGTATGGGAACCACTCTCTCCAAGTTGCTCAACTACCACAAATGTATTGTACTTACGTTCTTGACTTCAGTTTACGTTCTGCTACCACCACTAATGATTTGAAAAACACTTATGAAACgcacaaataattatttttcgtAGCAGTAAGAGAActatattatatgtatatgcaTCATTACAATCGGCAGTCGTCtctgatttgatttttatctgtacttgtatttatttttacctttGTATAGACTATGTTGATATATATACGACCGCTATATATGTTTGTTTAAATGCCATATTACTTGAACGTTCTTTTGAATATcttattttccatttgcgctgcaaaaaacaaattgttaCCATATATGATATATGTACTGTACGTATAAGCCGGCCCCCACTATGAAGAGGGGCTTCAGTTGTCGTAGAAGGCTTCTTTGCAAAGCGTGTAAATGAaagatacaaattattttaaataaaatacaaacgaAAGAAAGAAGCGAATGGGTTATGGTTTCTGCCacactttatttaatttccctCATGGTTCTAATGTTTGCCTTGAATGCACTTTGGACTTTTGGTGGTTCCGAATTAGTTGTTTTTATCttctgttttggttttttccaACGATTGTATCTGTTTATCCACTTTGATGATCTTCGTCGTGACTTCGTTCTTCTGGCTGAGAATCTTCTCTCGCAGGGTCTTCAGCTGCTCTCTTTGCTGGTTGAATATGGGTAGTTAAAGAAggtattattttgaatatcTCTGGAACACAAACCAGTTTTAGGAAGTGAATATTCTCCTCTGCCCTAGCCCTCTCATACAAATGCTTGGAAATGTTcctagatagaaagatagatcgAATAGAgtgcaatatatatattaaatattaacttTTTACTCACTTATTAGACTGCGCGAATTGACATATCCTCGGTCGCAACAGTTGGATCAACTTTTCTACCACCTTAAGCATTGTACCTATATTATTTCTCACGGTATTGGATTTTCTGGATCTGTAGATAtctaaaaaattttgaattaactaaatcaataattttaggTATTTCAAAATAGGTGCAAAGCTTTAGGCAAACTGATAGCTGATAGCCTACTTATCTGAGATCTTTTATTCATTATCTTTTTCGAAACTCTTATGAAATCTATCCAACATATCCCGTAGAGCCTTTAATTCATTTTCAAGATGCTCCTTTTTTTTCTGAGCTTGGCGACTGCTttgcttttccattttttggatCTCCTCTTCCAATTTCTTGATATCATCAGCAATTTCTTTGATCCTGTCCTTTCTGATCTTCATAAATTGCTCCCTGCCCTATACGATGGGTGttcttttaaatgaattaaatgttaatattGTTTTATACATACAAGCTTAAGAAAATAGTTAAGTTCATCTCCCTTGCCTTTTTCATACAGTTTGTCCGCGAATTGCCGCCTGTGGgacctaaaaaattaaataatggttGATGCTTAGCATAGTGTACgtttattgtaaaaaactcACTTGAAAGGATATTTGTAGATGACATTTTTGTTTCTCAGAAGGAAATGGTCTTTAATAACTAGACCATTCTCTTTGGGTAAGCTTGTCCATAATATTCTATAAGGTCGACTGATATAAGGTGCTTCCCGTGCATACAATAGCCTGCTGCATGTTGTAGAGCTTATAATTCGCGCCATAGTAAACATCGTTTCTTAACTTCTAAAACCTACTGTTTCTGTGTGGCAGAAACACATATTACGGGTATATTATGTAAAATTTTGACATGTGTTCAAAAGcaggtttttcaattttatattatagttCCTATATGCTGTATTAGATTTGTATTATCACCAATCTGTTGAgacttaaaaacttaaaacatttctaattttgataaaaaaaaaacctatttgttttaaaaagtgaacaaaaattaaatgtttaaagttCAGCCGGCTACCTTTTAttgataagaaaaataaatccaCGATTAGTACTGAATTTGGCTTGTTTATTGTTGCCTTGTTTTCGTTTAGGCGTACATTGTATTGGAAGGTTGTCTTCTGACCGGTGCATCGTAGTAAAAGGGTCGCTGTTGCGGAGGTGGAGGGTGGAAGGGATTACCGGATCCAGATCCCGATGCCGGCCCAGATCCACTGTGGCGAGAGGGCGAGGCAGCGCCGGGTGTGGGCAGGCAAGCCAGGAGGCCCAACATTAGTAGGCAGCACAGGGCAAACAGCTTCATGGCTGGCAATCTTAAATGTTTCTGAGTACCAATCTCCGTAGAACTGAGTGGTTTTATACTCGTACTATTGCCCCAGGGACTGGGAAGCACCCGAGGGGATTTCGCTATTCGCTGAAATCACCGACTTTGGGTGATTTCTTATCGCCTGGCGGGGAATTGTGCGAGGCATCACGCGActgtttgttttccttttgctccAGATCGGAATTCACCTTCAAGTCAAACTCCATGCCCCTTATGCAACGTGTCAGATCGGTCAGATTGGCCTCAACGCGCTTTTGCTGAAGTGAGAGCTCTAGAGATCGCATATCCAAGACGCCGCGCTCCTGTGATCAGAGTTTCCTGATTATTATATCTGGACAAGCCCTTTCTTACCGTTATCAGCTCCTCCAGCTTAAGCTGCTTCTCTATACGACCATGATCGGGCAGGACCACTAGATAGCTCCTGTTTGCAAAGAACATTATTATCCATATCAGCACCTTACAATACCAACCTGATGGTGCCACTTCTGAAGTGGTTCAATATAGTACGAATTATTGGATTGGGGTTCATGTTTGTGCGAATGAAAATGAGACCAGATAATTTTGATTACTCAGAAAAACTTGAAAGTGTTCCCAAAGTAtgaatttattgaattttaaagtAACTTTCAAGATACTATGTCGAGGCACACACTCTAAGGTAAGtattattttatcaatattCACTTAAGCCTGAAAGTATGCTATAAATGTAGTATGCTGTACGTAAATGTAAAGTATCTGTAGAATTAAAGTTCGGTGGCATTCGCTAAGGCCAAAAAGAGGAATAACTCTGCTCGTTCTATGCCGCCACACAAGCAGCGCACAACAGCGGTTAGAACACGCCAAAAAAcgtacttatttattttaacaaatgccataatatgtaaaaataacTAGTCccacattttaatattatttattcattctTAATTTCCGGAGGGCACCTTTAAGGTCTTTAAGAACCACCATAAGTTCGGCTTTCGCAGCCTGTGCCTCAGCTGACTTGGTTTTTTCAAGGGCTTTTATTTGCATCTCAAGGGACTCGATCTGCGCGGTTAACTCCAAGATCTTGGCCTCCTTTCCTTTGTTTACTTGTAATAGTTTCTACGGGAATACTattaataatttgtaaaaGAACTAGTTACTTTGAGATACTTGC is part of the Drosophila biarmipes strain raj3 chromosome 2R, RU_DBia_V1.1, whole genome shotgun sequence genome and encodes:
- the LOC108022323 gene encoding immune-induced peptide 18; amino-acid sequence: MKLFALCCLLMLGLLACLPTPGAASPSRHSGSGPASGSGSGNPFHPPPPQQRPFYYDAPVRRQPSNTMYA
- the LOC108022751 gene encoding uncharacterized protein LOC108022751; the protein is MNKRSQINIYRSRKSNTVRNNIGTMLKVVEKLIQLLRPRICQFAQSNKNISKHLYERARAEENIHFLKLQREQLKTLREKILSQKNEVTTKIIKVDKQIQSLEKTKTEDKNN
- the LOC108022750 gene encoding uncharacterized protein LOC108022750, whose protein sequence is MFTMARIISSTTCSRLLYAREAPYISRPYRILWTSLPKENGLVIKDHFLLRNKNVIYKYPFKSHRRQFADKLYEKGKGDELNYFLKLGREQFMKIRKDRIKEIADDIKKLEEEIQKMEKQSSRQAQKKKEHLENELKALRDMLDRFHKSFEKDNE
- the LOC108022322 gene encoding uncharacterized protein LOC108022322, with amino-acid sequence MNPNPIIRTILNHFRSGTIRSYLVVLPDHGRIEKQLKLEELITERGVLDMRSLELSLQQKRVEANLTDLTRCIRGMEFDLKVNSDLEQKENKQSRDASHNSPPGDKKSPKVGDFSE
- the LOC108022131 gene encoding uncharacterized protein LOC108022131, coding for MFRGAYKALSLLKSRHVLVNKRRPFSDLFDKGGRGSGGIDPYHVKLLQVNKGKEAKILELTAQIESLEMQIKALEKTKSAEAQAAKAELMVVLKDLKGALRKLRMNK